A region of the Terriglobia bacterium genome:
CGATGTATCCGCTGAGCTTTTTGAACGACGCGCGGTCGATGACGGCCCCCATGAAATTCCGGAAGTCCGATACATCGCCCATGGAAATCGAATTTGTGATTTCGATGAGCCGGCTGCCCATTCGCTTCCAGATGCTATCCGGAATATAGACGCGGGAGGCGGCGCTGCACTTCTGGCCCTGGTATTCGAAGCCACCCCGGACGATGGCGGTGGTCAGGGCGTCGGGATCGGCGCTGGGATGAGCAAGAATGAAGTCTTTGCCGCCGGTTTCACCGACAAGGCGCGGGTACGTCCGATAGCTCCTGATGTTGTCGCCGACTGTGCGCCACATGGTTTGAAACACTTCGGTCGAGCCCGTGAAATGGATGCCTGCAAGATCCGGATGATGGAGCAGCACCTCGCTGATCGGACCGGCATTGCCGGGCAGAAAATTGATCACTCCCGGAGGCAGTCCGGCGGCTTCGAATACTTTGAAGATGTAATAGTTGCTGAGAACCGTCGAGCTCGCCGGCTTCCAGATGACACAGTTCCCCATGATTGCCGGCGCCGACGAGAGATTGCCGCCGATCGAGGTGAAGTTGAACGGCGTCACGGTGTAGACGAAGCCTTCCAGGGGCCGGTAGTCCAGCCGATTCCACATGCCCGGAGCGTTCAGCGGCTGGTTGTCGTAGATCTGTTCGGCAAAATGCGCATTGAAGCGCAGGAAGTCGATGGTTTCGCAGACCGCATCGATTTCCGACTGGTGCACGGTCTTGCTTTGATTGAGCATGGTCGAAGCATTGATCACCGGCCGCCAGGTCGAGGCGAGCAGATCCGCGGCCCGTAGAAACACGGCCGCCCGGTCTTCGAAGTTCCAGAAAGCCCATTCACGGCGCGCGTCCGTCGCGGCTTTGACGGCCTGTTCGACTTCTTTGGCGCCGGCTTTGTGCCAGGTCGCAAGCACGTGACCGTGCCTGTGCGGCATCACCTGCGTCGCGGTGTCGCCTGTGCGGACTTCCTTGCCGCCGATGATCAGAGGTATCTCGATACGTTCGGCGGACATCGCCGCCAGCTTATCTTTCAGAGCTTTCCGTTCAGGCGTGCCGGGCGCATAAGAGTAGATAGGCTCGTTGACGGGAACCGGAACCCGATAAGTCATACTTCGACCTCCTGATTCCAGTTTATAGAAGTAGCCAGAAAAAAGTAGAGGGGTGCGCCCCCCTCTACTTTTTTCTGGCTACTTTTTCTTCACGAATTTCTGGACGTTGGCGTTCACGCTGTCGGCGATGAACACTTCACCTTTCGGGCTGACCGCGATCATATGAGCTTCACCGAATTCGCCGAGTCCCTTGCCGGGCTTTCCGGTCGCGCCGAGGACCTTGCCGTCGAGATCGAGTTTCAGGAGCTGGCCGGCAAAGCCGTTCACCATGAAAATATTCTGCGGACCGATGTCCAGTGAAGCCGGGAGACCGGAGTACTTGAGTTCTTTGATGTATTTTCCATCCTGATCGAAGATCTCAATCCGCTGGTTTTCGCGGTCGGTCACCCATAACTGGCCTTTGGCGTCGAAAGCGAGGCCGTGAGCCACGTCGAATTTGCCGGGTTCCTTGCCTTTGCCGCCCCAGGATTTGATGAACTTTCCGGTCTTATCGAACCTCAGAACGCGGGGATCGCCGTTCGCCCCGGGAGTGTGACCCTGCGCGACAAAGATGTCGCCATTGCGGGCGATGGCGACGTCATTGGGTTCGTTCAGGAGATGTGTTGTGTCGTCCCATGCCCCCCGCTGGCCTTTCGTCCCGAGAGTCATCAAGACCTCGCCCTGCGGGCTCAACTTCAGAACCGTGTGTCCGCTGACGTCCGTGGCCCAGATGTTGCCGTCGGCATCGATCCGAAGGCCGTGCGAGCGCGTGAAGAGTCCCTGACCGAACGAGCGGATGAACTTGCCGCTGTTATCGAACTCGTAGATCGACGGGTTCCCGCGGGTCAACACCCAGATGTGACCTTTGGAGTCGAAGGCAACGCTGGCGGCGGCGCCGGCCAGGCTGGTCCCAGCCGGAAAGGTGAAGGGGTCCGGGACGGAGACGTAGTCGAGCTCCGGCGCAGTTTGTGGAATCAACAACGCGGGATCCGATGGACGCTGGGCGAAGACCAGCGTGACTGCCAGCAGGATACCGAGGATGACCGCTCCGATTTTCATCACATACTCCCAAGCGTGGATTTGGCGGAAGTTTACAAGAGGGAAGGAACCACAAGAAGCACAAAAGGCACAAGAGGAGCTCACCCCCTCCTGTGCCTTTTGTGCAGCTTGTGGTTCCTGCTTTATCTGGCTAACGGATTCGGCCGAATCTGGAAGTGCACGATCTTACCCTTCGTGCCCTTGCCGCCTTCGGATTGCCACACGAAGTGTGTCCCGTAGTTGGACCACAGTCCGTGACCTTTCCAGTTCGCCATATTCGGATCATCGATACGTCCGTCCATACCGCGGGCATAGAACCCGAGCGGATACGGAATGCGGAACTTGGTCCATGTGCCGTTTTGAGTGTTCAGAGCCAGCAGCGAATCGGAATTCGAGCCGGTTGCAAATGGTGTATTCGCGCCCATGCCCGATGCGTTGTGCTGGTCCACCCAATTGAAGTACTGGAAGTCCGCCGGGATGTTCGTCCCTTTCAACTTCGGACCGTCGGTCGTGTAGAGCTTCCAGCCTTCTTTGCACTGGCTGCCGTCGTTCTTGGCAGGGCCGTTCAAGTCTTTGCACTTCCGGACATCAAAGCTGGCGAGCTGGCTGCTGGCAGCAAGATCCGTCCAGACAACGCCGTTGCCGTCGATGTCGATACCGCGAGGATCGAAACCGCCTTCCGGAACTTTGAAGATCGTCGTCTTGCAGCTTTCCGGAGGATTGTTGCCAACTTGCAGCCGGACAAGCATACCTGGGAACGGGTTCTCGCTGACGCCCCAAACGGTGTCATCGACCGGGCTGGGGATCACCGAGTAGAGGTTATACCGAACCATCGAATCCAATTTCGGATCATACGGGGCCGCCGCCGCGGCGCCACGTCCGCGGCCTCGGCCTGCTGCGGACCCACCACCTGCGGGGGCTCCGCCACCTGCCGCGGCTGCTCCGCGGGGCGCCGGGGCGCCGCCGCCATTTTCGCCCGCGTACAGGAGTTCGTTACCGCTCAGCTGATTGGTACCGAGATTATTAAAGGGCCGCGTGATCTTGCCGTCGCCGTTGGTGTCGAGGACCTGTCCGCACCAGCCGACCGCGGTACGTTCGGCCTTGAACTCGTCCTTGGTTTCCGCCAAGGTCTTGTCGTACAGCTTCGTGTTGACCCAGCCGAAGATCGGGCCGCTGAGTTCATTGAAGTAGACCGTCTCGTTGGCATCGTTATCGAACTGCAGATGGTGCGTACCGAAGCAGGTTTCAATCAGCTGCCATTTCTGCGTCTTCGGATCGTAGAAGGAGGCCTGGCGTCCGCTGTTCATCAGCGGGAACCAGTCGGCGGACTTGTTGCCCAATGACGCATCGTTGCACCATGTGGGCTCCTGACGGCCGCGAATCTTCGAGGTCGTCCAGACGCGGCCCTTGCTGTCGAGCATCGGGTTGTGCGGATCGGCCGGGTTGTAAGGATTCGGGCATGCCTTGGAATCGGCCGGCACCGGATTGCACCACAGCCACTCGTTGCCCCAGTGCAGGGACGGCATCGCCGGCTTCGGGAAGCGCGACGGAACGTTTGCTCTATCTTCGCGGGTCGGGATGTCGATGGCGAACGTGCTGTTCTCTCTTGGATCCATAACGACCAGCTGGCCATGGCCTGCCGAAACGGCGTATGACGGGCCGCCGGCATTCACTGTCGGATGATTCTTGTCGGTCGAGATCTGATCGTGCATGAACGAATGATCGTCGCCGACATCCCAGAGCGTGGCAACGATGTTGCGTTCAATCCCTGTCGGCCGCTTGGGCGCAGGAGGAACTTCGCCCTTCGCGATTCGATCGGTCCAGTCTGCGAAAACCTTCAACGAACCGTCGTGCCCCATGCCGCTCAACGCGCTGTACATCGAATCGCCGCGGACGCCACCGTGTAAGCGGCGGTCCCAGGCGTCGATGGGCGTCTTGATGTTGGGCTCCGCTGCATAGACGTCGTCCAGCGTGCGCGTCAATTGATTGCCCAGCTGATGGCAGAAATTGCAGTTGGATTTCAGACCATTGACCCATTGATTCTGCGTCAGCATCCTGTTGCCGATGCCGTTGCCCTGGCCTCCCGTACCTGGGAAAAGGTCCTTCGTCGGCGGCGCCATCAGAGACAACCAATAGTCGCCGGGATAGACCTTGGCGGCTTCCTGAGGAGTTTTTGCGCTCATTGCTTTGAGCGTGACGGAGTTTGTTGCAGGCTTCAACGTCTGCGGCGTGGAATCCAGAAGACCGTAACCACGAACCCAGACCTTGTAATTAGCGGCCGGCAGATCCGGAACCAGGAATTTCCCCTGGTCATCCGTTACAACGATCTTAATGAAATTCGTGAGCAGATCCTTTGTTTCTGCAATGACCCAGACGCCGGCTTCGGGGCCTTTGTCACTCTGAACCACGCCTTGAATGATCCCGGTCGGAGCCGGAATATTCCGTTGTGATTGCAGAAGGGCGCTGC
Encoded here:
- a CDS encoding carboxypeptidase-like regulatory domain-containing protein, with amino-acid sequence MNSTTRSGIRTAVLAVALVALFAGLGAFPSSALLQSQRNIPAPTGIIQGVVQSDKGPEAGVWVIAETKDLLTNFIKIVVTDDQGKFLVPDLPAANYKVWVRGYGLLDSTPQTLKPATNSVTLKAMSAKTPQEAAKVYPGDYWLSLMAPPTKDLFPGTGGQGNGIGNRMLTQNQWVNGLKSNCNFCHQLGNQLTRTLDDVYAAEPNIKTPIDAWDRRLHGGVRGDSMYSALSGMGHDGSLKVFADWTDRIAKGEVPPAPKRPTGIERNIVATLWDVGDDHSFMHDQISTDKNHPTVNAGGPSYAVSAGHGQLVVMDPRENSTFAIDIPTREDRANVPSRFPKPAMPSLHWGNEWLWCNPVPADSKACPNPYNPADPHNPMLDSKGRVWTTSKIRGRQEPTWCNDASLGNKSADWFPLMNSGRQASFYDPKTQKWQLIETCFGTHHLQFDNDANETVYFNELSGPIFGWVNTKLYDKTLAETKDEFKAERTAVGWCGQVLDTNGDGKITRPFNNLGTNQLSGNELLYAGENGGGAPAPRGAAAAGGGAPAGGGSAAGRGRGRGAAAAAPYDPKLDSMVRYNLYSVIPSPVDDTVWGVSENPFPGMLVRLQVGNNPPESCKTTIFKVPEGGFDPRGIDIDGNGVVWTDLAASSQLASFDVRKCKDLNGPAKNDGSQCKEGWKLYTTDGPKLKGTNIPADFQYFNWVDQHNASGMGANTPFATGSNSDSLLALNTQNGTWTKFRIPYPLGFYARGMDGRIDDPNMANWKGHGLWSNYGTHFVWQSEGGKGTKGKIVHFQIRPNPLAR
- a CDS encoding peptidyl-alpha-hydroxyglycine alpha-amidating lyase family protein; the encoded protein is MKIGAVILGILLAVTLVFAQRPSDPALLIPQTAPELDYVSVPDPFTFPAGTSLAGAAASVAFDSKGHIWVLTRGNPSIYEFDNSGKFIRSFGQGLFTRSHGLRIDADGNIWATDVSGHTVLKLSPQGEVLMTLGTKGQRGAWDDTTHLLNEPNDVAIARNGDIFVAQGHTPGANGDPRVLRFDKTGKFIKSWGGKGKEPGKFDVAHGLAFDAKGQLWVTDRENQRIEIFDQDGKYIKELKYSGLPASLDIGPQNIFMVNGFAGQLLKLDLDGKVLGATGKPGKGLGEFGEAHMIAVSPKGEVFIADSVNANVQKFVKKK
- the pruA gene encoding L-glutamate gamma-semialdehyde dehydrogenase, with the translated sequence MTYRVPVPVNEPIYSYAPGTPERKALKDKLAAMSAERIEIPLIIGGKEVRTGDTATQVMPHRHGHVLATWHKAGAKEVEQAVKAATDARREWAFWNFEDRAAVFLRAADLLASTWRPVINASTMLNQSKTVHQSEIDAVCETIDFLRFNAHFAEQIYDNQPLNAPGMWNRLDYRPLEGFVYTVTPFNFTSIGGNLSSAPAIMGNCVIWKPASSTVLSNYYIFKVFEAAGLPPGVINFLPGNAGPISEVLLHHPDLAGIHFTGSTEVFQTMWRTVGDNIRSYRTYPRLVGETGGKDFILAHPSADPDALTTAIVRGGFEYQGQKCSAASRVYIPDSIWKRMGSRLIEITNSISMGDVSDFRNFMGAVIDRASFKKLSGYIEEARKSNDAQIVAGGETDDSAGYFVRPTLIQAKRPDYRTMCEELFGPVVSLYVYPDSQWTETLSIVDKTSPYGLTGGVFATDRSAVAEANRALRFAAGNFYINDKPTGAVVGQQPFGGARASGTNDKAGSMMNLLRWVSPRTIKENFVPPTDYRYPFMNEQ